The DNA segment ACACAAAAAGATCTAGCTGAATTTGCGGAAAATTTAAAACATAAAACTGCTACAAATAGTGATGATACAAAATTATTAGATAATTTTGTTCAAACAATTACAAATGCTACAGAATTATTATCAAACTACAAAAAAACTATTGGCTTTCTTGAAGATTTATCAACCAAGCTAAAAAGTCAATATAACGACATAATAGAGTCTGATATAGGTATTAAACAAACATTTAATAATATTTCAAATGCTATTCAAGCAAGTAAAGTATGTTCTGAAAATTTTAGTAATAAAATTAAAGAGTTACAAGATGCATTGTTATTCTATAAGAAAGTTGCAGCAGAATTACAAAAAAAATTAAATGAGCTTACAAGTCAGTTTGATAAAATAAAAAAAGAAAATGAACAGTTAAAAGCTCAATTAAAAGCAAGTGAAAAAAATATAGAAGAGGCAAAATCAACAAAAAATATAGAAAATAGCTCAGAAATAGAAGGTCTTAAATCGCAGATTAAGAATAATGAATCTTCGCTTTCTAGTATGGAAAACAAAATAAGTGAATATGAGAACAAAGTAAAAGAGTTAGAAGCTTTAAATAACGAAAAAGATCAACAACTTCGAGAATTAAAACAAAAGTCACAGGATTTTAATAAAATAACTCAAAATTTTGAACAGAAGAGTCCGGAGTATGATCAACGTAAACAACAATTAGAAAATGAAATATCGCAATTAAGTGGTGATATTAAACAATCAAAAAATCTGATAAATACGCAACAACAAGGTCTTAGTCAAGCAAATGCTGAATTAACTAAACAAAACCGCCAACAATCTGTTAAAACTATATTTTGTGAAGGAAGCTATCAAAAAGACACTTCTACAAGTAGAACAAGATTAAATAAAGTTAGAAGAAGTATAAATCAAACTAAGACTGCTGCAAGTGGTGGAAATGGTAGAGGTAATCAAAATAATCACCAAGCTAGCAATGTAGACAAACAAAGCACCTTTGGTTCTGATTTAGTCTTTATCATGCGCGATGGTCAGCGTCGCTGGACTAATTGGAGTGAAACATCATTGGCAAATATTATGATTAATAAATATTTTGGAAGAGATCTAGGTGATCAAAATACAGTAGTCTATGATAAAGATGATAGAGTTAGTATTTGTCAAAATATTGTTTTGAGAAAATTAGGGTTGCGAAAAGAAGTAGTTAAACAAACTGAAGCTGGTTGTTTTTCATCTTCTGAAAAATATTCAAAATATAAAGATAAGCATCAAAATAATAAATATAGCCAACTTATCACTAAAATTGAAAATTGGGTTCAAAATGCCCATGATATGGTAACAAATTACTTTGGAAGTAATAATGATTATGAAAAAGCTGCATCATTTTTAGATGGACTGGTAAATACTCGATTAAAGATTTATCATGATGGTGGTAGTTTTGAAACTCAAGGAACTAGCAATGACTCAAGAAAATATGACTACTTAACGATTGCAGAAGCAGTGGGTAAAGGTATAAATCAAGATAAAATTATTGATGCTTTAGAACGAGAGTTAGAAAGTAAAAATGATCTCAAAAATCAGCAACAAACAATTCATGATCGTAGGAGTGATACAAGAAATACAAATCTTGGAAATATCTCTGATGGTTATGATAATTTACTATTTGCTAAGTTTCATGACAATCATCAAAATAACAGTGGTTATAATTTTGAAAAAATAAAATAATAAGACATCTTTTAAAATGCGATGGACTGTATCTTCATAATTTTAAATATAATTTTTTATTGTGTACTTCATTATATATCTTATATAGGCATGATAAAGTAAATTATAATTTTAAAAATGAAATTTGAAGCACAAAGAAAATCAAAAGATTATTTTAATTTTAAAATGTCAATTGCATTGGCTCTTAAAGAGTATATGAATAAAAATAACCTTGGCTTTAATGAAATTAAAAGACAATTAGGTACGAGTGATTCTCAGACTAGTAGAATATTAAAAGGCGAAACTAATTTTACAACACAAACAATTTTTAAAATTGCACAAGTAATTGGAAAACAACCTAAAGTTGTTTTTGAATGATTATATGATTAGGCCCTAAAAATTTATTAATTCACCTCTTTTTGCCTACGCCTAATCACTAAACCTAAAATAAGTGATAAAAAGATCAGCATTAAAACAGGAGTCATACCATAGCGCACCCAAGGTGTTTGACCTTTCATTGCATAAACGGTACCTTCAAGAACACCACGCTTAAATGGGGGATAGGTAATCACTTTATTAGGAGTGATAATAGCAGTGATGCCATCATTAGTTGCTTGAATGATTGATTTACCAAGTTCAATCGAGCGCATATGGGTTATTTGTAAGTGTTGCCATGGCGCAATTGTTTTACCAAACCAACCATCATCAGTAATTGTCGCAATTAAATTTGCAGTTTGTGCATCTTTACGCACAAGTGATGGAAAAGCAATCTCATAACAAATAAATAATGCAACATCCATATTTTGCATTGTAACAGTTCCCTGATCAGCTGGTCCTTCTGTAAATTCACTCATTGGTTGGTTCATCCATGTCATAATTGGTAAGAAGATACTTCTTAGAGGTAAATATTCACCAAAAGGAACTAGATGTTGCTTTTTATATTCCCCATAGCCATAACCAACCACTATCGCGCCATTATAATACTTACCATATGGGTTACCCAAAGGCATTCCAAGCAGAATAGCACTATTATGGTTAATGGCAAATTGATTAAGATTTTTTACATAAGGTGCAACATACATTGGAAAATTAGGAATAGAATTTTCTGGCCAAAAAATTAAATCAGCAGGGTGCTTTTCAGTTAAGTCTAAATATGTTTTTTGAATATATTTTAAATGCTCAGGATCCCATTTAGTCGTTGGTTTAATATTACCTTGAATTAAAGACACTGAAAGTGGTTTTCCTTTTTTAATCGTCCATTGTTGATCTTGTAAGAAAAACCAGCCAAGTGCCCAAAGAACAATAATTATGACAATAGCAATGCATCTTGCAGAGTTACGTTTGGTTCTGACAAACATAATTAAAGCTGAAGCGCACAAGCAAACTGCAAAGCTAACAAGATAAACACTACCAGCCTCTGCTAAACCACCCAAATAAGTATCTGTTTGCGTATAACCTACAAAAAGCCAAGGAAAACCAGTAAAAATCCAACTTCTAATCCATTCAAAGAGTGTCCAAGTTGCAGGATAAATAAAACAAAGTTGGTAAGAATTTTTCTCTTTAGAGCATAATTTTTGATTTAAAAAGCCAACGATAGCTGGGAAAAGTGATAATACCATAATAAATAATAAAGTGATAAATACCGCTAATGGCGTAGATGTATTACCATAAGTATGTATGCTGACATAAACCCATGAAATACCAGTACCAAAATTACCTAAACCAAATAAATAACCAAGATAAAAAGCATACTTACCTGTTTTAGCACCTGACCAAAGATAGAATAAAACAATTAAACTAATAAACGCGATAACCCATATGTGAAAGGGTGCAAACGCTAAAGTTAATATTGCACCACAAATAAATGCAATAATAGATGAAAGGATGAATTTAAGCTTGTTATTTTTTTTATTCTTCGTTGTCGTTTTGGGTTTCATTCAAAGTTACTCTTAACGTATTGATCTTCCTGTTATCAGCATTTAAAACCGTAAAAGTAAATTTGTCAAATGTAACGACCTCTCCAGCACGAGGTACATGTTCTAATTGTTTTAAAATTAACCCGCCAACGGTATCCATTTCTTCATTATCTAAACTACAATCAAAGTACACATTAAAATCATCTACTTCAGTAATCGCATCAACAATATATTCAGTATCAGATTTTTTAGTAATATGTTCAGGTTCATTATCGAACTCATCTTCAATGTTACCGACAATTTCTTCAAGAATATCTTCAATGGTTATTAGTCCTGATATCGTACCGTACTCATCAACTACAATAGCTAAGTGATTGTGCTTTGTTTTAAATTCGCGTAAAAGACTATCTAATCGTTTTGACTCAGGTACAAATAGTGCGGGTCTTAATATTTTTCTTATATCAATTTTTTGACAAACAACTTCTTGTAGTTGATCATCCATAAAAAATTGCATTAAATCTTTTGTATGTAAAATGCCAGTAATATCTTCCTTTTCTTCATCAAAAACAGGGATACGTGTATGAGCACAGGATATAAGAATTGGTAAATATTCATCTTGAGTCATATCAATATTAATTGTTGTCATTTGTGAACGCGTAACCATAATATCTCTAACTTGCATATTAGAAACGTTAATTACACCCTCAATCATATGATGTGCATCATCATCAATAATTTTTTCTTTGACTGCATCATTAACAATATTTAATAAAGATTGTTTTGTTTGTGGTTTAGCAGATATTTTATTGAGTAGTTTATTTAGCCAGGATGGTTGTTTACCTTTAGGTTTACTACTCGAGTGATCATCCATTAATTACCTCCGGATCATAAGGGTTAGGAATCGCCAATTGTTGTAGTAGTTTTATTTCTAATGCTTCCATTTCTTCTCTATCTTCCCTACTTATATGATCATAGCCAATTAAGTGAAGTAGGCCATGAATGAGAATATGTGTTTGGTGATGGTTTAATCGTTTTTCTTGATCCTTTGCCTCTTTAACTAAAACATCAGGACAAACAATTAAGTCACCTAAAAAGTTATCATCTATTGCATCATCTGGCAAGCCTGGCGGTGCGATGAATGGAAATGATAAGATGTTCGTTGGGCTATTTTTATCCCTGAATTGATGATTAAGGCTCTGCATGTCATCCAAAGATAGATAAGTTAAACTTAAAGATGCAGAGTAAATTTTCTCATGAAGTAAAACAAGGCTTAACCACTGATGAATTTCATCAGATTTAGGTAAGTTATTAAACTGATTATCATGAAGAATATCAATGGTTAAAGTTAATGTAGGCATTAATTTATTCAGTGTTCCTTTTTATTAAACTTTCGATGTTTGTGGAAACGTTTATGTTCACTGATATCATCTGATGAAGATTCATAAGTGTCATATGCTGAGATTACTTGTTGAACTAAAGTATGACGAACAACATCAGCAGTATCAAAAAATGTCATACTGATATCATTGACACTCGCTAATACTTCAATGGCATGACGTAGTCCAGGAATTGTACCTTTTGGTAGGTCAACCTGGGTAATATCACCAGTGATGACGGCTTTTGAATTAAAGCCAATACGAGTTAAGAACATTTTCATTTGTTCTTTTGTCGTATTTTGACCTTCATCTAAGATAATAAATGCATCATTTAAAGTACGTCCACGCATATAGGCTAATGGTGCAATTTCAATGACTTGTTTGGCAATTAGACGAGTGACTGTTTCAACACCCATTAAATCATAAAGTGCATCATACATAGGCCTTAGATAAGGATCAACTTTTTGAGATAAATCGCCTGGTAAAAAGCCTAAGCGTTCACCAGCTTCAACAGCTGGACGAACTAAAATAATACGTTTGACTTGGTCAAACTCTAAAGCGCCGACAGCACAAGCAACAGCTAAAAAAGTTTTACCTGTTCCAGCAGGGCCAATACCAAAATTAATATCATATTTTCCTATTCGTCGAACATAACGTTCTTGGTTAACCGTCCTAGGTTTAATTGTATGTTGTTTGGTTTGAATAAAGGATTGTTCTTCAAAACGGGGTTGTTGTTCACGGGTTGCAGAAGCAAGTGATTGTAATGTAACGTTTAATTCATGGTTATCTAAATGAAGTGACTTTTCAGTCTGATGGTAGAGGGATTTAATAAAGCGTTCCGACTCAGAGACGGCGGTTTTAGGTCCAACAATGTGAAACTGGTAGCCGCGTTGATTGACCTCCACAGCAAGGTAACGCTCAATAAGATGGAGGTTCTCATTGAGGTGACCACAGAGGGCCGCTAATCGATTAGGGTCTTGTGGTTCAAGTACAAATTGCGCTGTTCGCATATTTAAGTCAATTCTCCTCTTAGTGAGTTAGGTAGTGCTTCCGTAATGACAACATCAACGAATTGTCCCATCAAGTTATGTGAACCTGAAAAATTAACAACGCGGTTGTTCTCAGTACGACCCATTAGTTGATTAGGATCTTTTTTAGATGTGCCATCAACTAAAATTCTTTGTGTAGAACCTACCATGCGACGGCTAATACGAAGTGCATTATTGTTTAATACTTCCTGTAGTTGTTTCAATCGTTCTTTTTTTACTTCCATTGGAGTATCATCTATTAAATTTGCCGCTGGTGTTCCTGGTCTCTTACTGTAAATAAAGCTGAATGACTGATCAAAATCAACTTCTTTTACAAAAGAAATTAATTTTTCAAAGTCTTCATCAGTTTCACCTGGAAAGCCAACAATAAAGTCTGATGATATCGTAATATCTGGACGTAGTTTTTTAAGTTTGCGAATTTTCTGTTTAAATTCAAGGATAGTATGGCCTCTTTTCATTTGTGCTAAGATACGATCAGAGCCATGTTGAACAGGTAAATGTAGATGATTAGCCAATTCATCTACTTCACCATATGCTTCAATTAAATTATTTGAAAATTCAACAGGATGAGAAGTAGTAAAACGTACTCTACCTACGCCATCGATAGCAGAAATAAAGTGAATTAGTAGAGCTAAGTCGGCAGTATCACCATTTGTCATTTTACCTAAATAGTGATTAACATTTTGTCCAAGTAAGGTAATTTCTTTAACACCTTGTTCAGCCAATGATGCACACTCTGCAATGACATCTTCAAATGGGCGTGATACTTCAGGCCCTCGCGTATAAGGCACAACACAATAAGCGCAATATTTATCACAGCCTTCCATAATTGAAACAAAAGCTTTAACACCTTCGGCTTTAGGCTCTGGCAAATTATCAAATTTTTCAATTTCAGGAAAAGAGATATCAACTTGTGCTTTCCCTTGAATATGCTTACGCTTAATCATATCAGGCAGTCTGTGTATTGTTTGTGGTCCAAATACAACATCAACAAAAGGAGCGCGTTTAATAATATTTTCACCTTCTTGAGAAGCAACACAACCACCAACACCAATAACGAGATGCGATTTTAATTTTTTTAGTTGTTTCCATCTGCCTAGTTCGTGAAATACTTTTTCTTGCGCTTTTTCTCTAATAGAACAGGTATTAATTAAAATGATGTCAGCTTCAGATGGCTTTTCAGTCATTTCTGTATGAAAGTTTTCATTTAAAACTTCTTTCATTCTTGATGAATCATATTCATTCATCTGACAACCTAATGTTTTAATAAACAGCTTTTTAAATGGTCTTATTTCAGTTGTATTTATGGCTGCTTCAGTCATGGTTAATTACCTGTTTTATTCATTTTTTTTGTTAAATGGAAAAATTTGTGCATAAGCTTAACGCTTTTTATAATAAAACACCAGTATCTTTTGTATTAAGGTTAATGCGCTTTTGCATCATATTCATCGCAGTTAAACTATGTGTTGCCATGATAATCGTTTTTTTATTGGCCAACTGTTTAATTGCTTGAAGGACTTCAGTTTGAGTCTGTCGATCAAGGTTCTCTGTTGGTTCATCTAAAAGTACAATGGGTGCTTTTGATAATAGTGCTCTTGTAAGCATGAGTCGTTTGCGTTGACCCCCTGAAAAGTTTTCACCAAATTCACCAACAAATGTATCAAGTTTATTAGGTAGATCTAAAACATGCAGTTTTAATGAAACATGTTCAAGCGCTTGATAAATCTCATTATCTGATGCATCACTATTAGCGAGTTTTAAATTATCACGAATCGTTGCTTGAAAAAGATGGGCTTGCTGTTCTATATAAATGACTAGTTGGCGAAGTTGTGATTCTGAAAATTTACGAATATCGACATCACCAATGGTAATTGTGCCTGTTTGTGTATCCCAAATACGACATAGTAGCTGTAATAATGTTGATTTACCTGATCCAGTTTCACCAATTAATGCAAATTGTGATTTTTCAGGGATTGTTAAATTAAAGTCAGATAGAACTGTTCCTCTTTGATTATAACTAAATGATATATCTTTAAATGCAACTTCATAGTGTTTTAGATTAATTGGCTGATGGTGTTCAAAAGTAACTTGTGGTTTCAATTCATTTAGCTCACTTAAACGTTTAGCGGCAGCATTGGTTTTGCCAAGATATTGATAAGCCAATGGCAGTGCCATGACAGACTCATACATAGCTAAAAGCCCTAAAGCGATTAAAGCAATATTAGCACCATTTAACTGACCACTAATTGTTGCATTAACTGCGATATATAGAGTAATACAAATTGTACTCCATAAAATAGTTTGGGTTAATGCTTGGCCAAAGCCATTAAAATGGCTCATTTTTCTTTGTAGCTGAATTAGTTTTTGATTTAAAGTATTAATCTTTTGCTGTTGTAGCTCTATATGGTTAAAAATAATTAATTCAGATAGACCATGAATCATTTGTACCGTATCTGTTTTTAGGCGAGCCGTAATTGAGTTAATTTCTTTAGCGGTTTTAGTGCTTAATGTACCAATAAAAATTGGGATTACAAAACCGCTAACCAGTAAACTAATTAATGTAATCACAGCGATAGTCATATTAAAAAATGAAAAAAAGATAAATGAAGCAATGGCAATAATAATTGCAGTGAAAGTCGGTGAAAGTACTCGGATAAATAAATTATCTAGCTGATCAACATCTGAAACCATTCGGTTAAGTAAATCACCCCGTTTATGACTTAAAAGGTGAGCGGGTGCTAAAGGTTCTAGTCTTTGATAAGTCCAAAGACGTAAATTAGTTAAAATTTTAAATGTTGCCTCATGAGAGATAACACGTTCACCATAGCGATTTACAGTTCGCATGAGTGAGAAAAAACGTACGCCTGTTGCCGGCATAAAAAAGTTAAACTGGGCTGCTACCTGATAAGATAAGCCAGCATAAGCGGTTGCTGAAATAAACCAGCCAGATAGGGACATTAAGCCTATTGAAGATAAAATTGTTGCAATACTTAAGCCAGTACTTAAGACCATCCACCATAATTGGCGTTTGAATACAGGGATTAAAGCTTGGTAATGTTTAAGCATAGCTAACTTCTCCTTGTATGTTTTTTAATAGTGTTTGCAAATAACTAGAGGGTTTGCTAGATAAGGTTTTATAATCCCCACTTTGAATTATTTTACCTTCATTTAAAATTAAAATCTGATCGACAGCTTCTAAGTGCTCAAGTCTATGGGTTGCCATGATGATGGTTTTATTTTTTAAGCGGCTTTTAAGCATATCCATAATTAAGTGCTCATGCTCATAATCTAATGATTGAGTTGGTTCATCAAGGATGACTAGTGGTGCATCTTTTAATAAAGTTCGTGCAAGTGCAAAGCGTTGTGCTTGACCACCGGATAAGCCAATACTGTTTTCACCAATAATTGTATTTAATCCATTGGGTAGTTGATTAACTAACGTTTTTAGTTGTACATCTTCAAGTACTTGGTTGATTTCACTTTCTGTTGCATCAGGTTTAGCCATTAATAAATTATCGTAAAGTGTGCCACTAAATAGTTTAGGTATTTGCCCAAGCCAGCTGATTTGTTGATACCAGTTGTTTGGGTTCATTGCATTTAAATTAGTTTGATTGATACATATTTCACCATTTGAGGGTACTAAAAATCGCAGCAATAAATTTAAAAAACTCGACTTACCTGCACCGCTTGGGCCTAATAATATAATTTTTTGTTTTGGCTTAATTTCAACATTAATATGATTTAGTGCTGGAGTAGATGATTCACTGTAAGATAAATCAACTTGTTTAAATGTGATGGTATCTTCAGCTAAATTAAACGTATTTGTTTTTACTGAATCATTAATGGGTTGATTGGATTTATGTAAATCATAATCAAATAGTTTTTTTAATTCAGTTGCAGCACCAACAGCTTCAGCTCTGGCATGATAGTGTGTACTTAATTCTCTTAAGGGTAAGAAAAATTCAGGTGCTAATAGTAGGATAAATAGTGCACCAGTTAAACTGATATTTGAAATAGACCACCAAATAGGGTTTGATGTGCCTTCGTTTAAAAAGCCCATCCCTAAATAAACAGCAACTATAGCAATCGAAACTGCAGCAAACACTTCTAAAACAGCAGAAGATAAGAAAGCTACTCTTAAAACTTGCATAGTTGTAATGCGATATTGATCAGAAGTATGGTAAATATTTTTTTCTTCTGATTTACTTTTGCCAAATAGTTTTAATGTTGTTAAGCCATTTAAAACATCAAGAAAGTGGTTACTCATTTTAGCTAAGTTTTGGAAATGCTTTTGATGAACAGATTCAGCACCTATACCAATAAGCGCCATAAAAAGTGGAATTAATGGTGCACAGATAAGTAAAATAAAACCGCTAGTTAAGCTTATGGGAAAAATAAAAACTAGAATGACAATAGGTAAAAAAACAGCAATTGACATTTGTGGTAGATAATAAACTAAGTAGTTGTTTAGCGCTTCAACTTGTTCAATAGCATTTGAGACTAAATTACCACTTGAAAATGACTTAGCATGCACAGGACCCATTTGTTTAATTTTTTCTAGAACCTCTTCTCTTAAATTGGTTCTTATTTTTTCTGAAGTTTTAAAACTAATGCGTTCTTTTAACCAGATCAGTCCAGCTCTTAGAATAAATAGGCTAATAATGCCAATAAAATAAAACCATAAAGCTTCTGTAGTTTGATGTTTTAAATAAGCTGAATCAGCAATATGAGCGATACAGTAAGCAATTAGGATTAATAATATGCCACTTAAAGTACCAATTAGTGAAACAAGTAGTATATTTTTTTTAAGTGGAATTGTCTTATTTTTTAACCAACGTGCAGCATCTTTAGTTTGTTGTTTATCTTTTGTTTTCATAAGTGGTAATTTTTCTACAGCTTATTTTGGCAGCTATTATAACGAATTTATCCGCTAAATGAGAAAAATAAATTCTAAAGTTTAAAATTGCAATAATTGACATTAATGATTAGTTTGTATTTTTTAATTTTTGAAATATATTTAATATTTTAGAAGAGTTAATTTAAGGAAAGGTTTATATGTTTGATGAGTTAAAGGATTCAGTAGTTATTAATGTAGAAAATCAGGAATATGCTGTAGTACTGTCTGAAGAATTTGAAGAATGTTTAGCATTATTAGAAGGTATAAAAGAGCGAATCAAAAAACTTGAAGGAAATGAAAGTATAAATCTTAAAATATTGGATCATTTAAGAGATTATTTAGAAAATGAATTTAGAATTCAAAATGGTGAATTAAATCAAAAGACAATTGATTTTTTTAATCGGCAATTAGACTCTGTTATTAATCCACATATACGAAAATTAAAAGAGTTTGATGAAACTGAAGTATATTCTAACATTAATGACGGAATTCAATTAGCTATAGCTGAAAATAAAAATAAAAAAATAATGCTAGAACATTTACAGGCTAATTTAACAAGTCTATATGAAGATAAAAAGAGTCCTGCCAAAAATAAAGAAGAGCAATACTTAAATTATTTTTTTCAAGCAGTTAGAATAGCGAGTCATTCAAATCATCCTTTAGAGTTTCGCACAACACCTTTTGGAAAAACGGATAATCCAATGAATACACTTGAGTTTAAGGCAGCTGAAAAAAATTTTTTAAATGTAAAAATACTGTTAGGGGTTAATGATAAGGATTGGAATACTGTTTTATATAAAAAGCCAGATACTAAGGCTTTTTTGAATTTAGAAATTGAAACCTATAGACAGAAAGTCAATAATAAAGTGGATGTACCACATCTATTTGTAGGCTTTGAGTCTCCTGATGAATATGTTGATTCGTTACATTTAAAGTAAGAGAATATAATTACATTACAGCTAAACATTTCTTTGATGGATAACCTGGTACTTCTTGTGCAAGTTTTGGCACCATAAAACCAGAGGATATTTCAGATAATTTTTTAATAATACGTTGTGCTTTTTCAACTGGAATATCAAAGTGGCTTGCACCAGCTACTTTATCTAATAAGTGAATATAATAAGGTATTGTCTGACAGTCAATTAAACGTGAACTTAATTGATGTAAAATCTCAGCATTATCATTGATACCTTTTAATAAAGTACTTTGATTTAAATTTAAAATACCATGTCTATGTGTTGCTTTTAAGACCATTTTAACTTCATCATCTAACTCATTAGGATGATTGCTATGAATCACTAAAATAACCTTTAGTCGAGTTGAAGTTAAAAGTGATAGTAATTCAGGGGTAATGCGCTCAGGTAATACAATAGGAATGCGAGAGTGAATGCGTAGGCGTTTAACATGTTTAATTGCCTGAATATGCTCAATAAAAAAAGCTAATCGTTGATCAGTATTTAAAAGGGGGTCACCACCACTTAAAATCACTTCTTCAATGGATGAGTCTTGATTAATATAATCAAAGACGTTTAACCAGTGATCTTTACCAGGGATGTTATTTTGATAATTAAAATTTCTACGAAAACAATAACGACAATGCACAGCACAAGTACTATGTGCAATTAGCAAAACACGACTGTGATATTTGTGTAAAAGGCCAGCTACAGGGTTATAGTTTTTTTCATCTAAAGGGTCATGGGTGTAATTATGATCAATTATTTCTTCATCTTTTATTGCTAAGACTTGTTTTAATAAAGGATCATTAAGGTTGTTTTTTTCAATACGATTAGCAAATGCATATGGTACAACGGTTTTAAATTGTTGTTGTGCTTTAGTTGAAATATTAGCTATATTAGGATCAATATTTAAAAACTCTAGTAATGAGTATGCATCAGAAAAGCCACTAAGAAGCGATTTTTTCCAGTTACGGTTAATAAATTTCTGAACAATTCTGTTAGCTTGTTGTATCATAGCCTTCAATTCATTTAATTAGATTAATTTTATAAAGACGACAGTATAAGAGGTAATTATGGCAAGTTACAGTACCAATGAGTTTAAAAATGGATTAAAGTTGTTAATTGATGGTGAACCAATGAGCATTGTAGATAATGAAGTGGTTAAACCAGGTAAAGGGCAAGCTTTTAATCGTGTTAAATTGCGTAATTTTCGTACAGGGCGAGTAATTGAGCGTACTTTTAAGTCAGGAGAAAATGTCGAAGCTGCTGATATTCTTGAACTTGAAGTGCAGTATTTATATAGTGATGGCGATCATTTTCACTTTATGCATCAAGAAAGCTTTGAGCAATATGCGGTAGATGAAAAAGCGTTAGGCGATGCAAAATTATGGCTAAAAGAGCAAGATA comes from the bacterium SCSIO 12844 genome and includes:
- a CDS encoding helix-turn-helix transcriptional regulator — protein: MKFEAQRKSKDYFNFKMSIALALKEYMNKNNLGFNEIKRQLGTSDSQTSRILKGETNFTTQTIFKIAQVIGKQPKVVFE
- the lnt gene encoding apolipoprotein N-acyltransferase, translated to MKPKTTTKNKKNNKLKFILSSIIAFICGAILTLAFAPFHIWVIAFISLIVLFYLWSGAKTGKYAFYLGYLFGLGNFGTGISWVYVSIHTYGNTSTPLAVFITLLFIMVLSLFPAIVGFLNQKLCSKEKNSYQLCFIYPATWTLFEWIRSWIFTGFPWLFVGYTQTDTYLGGLAEAGSVYLVSFAVCLCASALIMFVRTKRNSARCIAIVIIIVLWALGWFFLQDQQWTIKKGKPLSVSLIQGNIKPTTKWDPEHLKYIQKTYLDLTEKHPADLIFWPENSIPNFPMYVAPYVKNLNQFAINHNSAILLGMPLGNPYGKYYNGAIVVGYGYGEYKKQHLVPFGEYLPLRSIFLPIMTWMNQPMSEFTEGPADQGTVTMQNMDVALFICYEIAFPSLVRKDAQTANLIATITDDGWFGKTIAPWQHLQITHMRSIELGKSIIQATNDGITAIITPNKVITYPPFKRGVLEGTVYAMKGQTPWVRYGMTPVLMLIFLSLILGLVIRRRQKEVN
- a CDS encoding CBS domain-containing protein, giving the protein MDDHSSSKPKGKQPSWLNKLLNKISAKPQTKQSLLNIVNDAVKEKIIDDDAHHMIEGVINVSNMQVRDIMVTRSQMTTINIDMTQDEYLPILISCAHTRIPVFDEEKEDITGILHTKDLMQFFMDDQLQEVVCQKIDIRKILRPALFVPESKRLDSLLREFKTKHNHLAIVVDEYGTISGLITIEDILEEIVGNIEDEFDNEPEHITKKSDTEYIVDAITEVDDFNVYFDCSLDNEEMDTVGGLILKQLEHVPRAGEVVTFDKFTFTVLNADNRKINTLRVTLNETQNDNEE
- the ybeY gene encoding rRNA maturation RNase YbeY — protein: MLHDNQFNNLPKSDEIHQWLSLVLLHEKIYSASLSLTYLSLDDMQSLNHQFRDKNSPTNILSFPFIAPPGLPDDAIDDNFLGDLIVCPDVLVKEAKDQEKRLNHHQTHILIHGLLHLIGYDHISREDREEMEALEIKLLQQLAIPNPYDPEVING
- a CDS encoding PhoH family protein; protein product: MRTAQFVLEPQDPNRLAALCGHLNENLHLIERYLAVEVNQRGYQFHIVGPKTAVSESERFIKSLYHQTEKSLHLDNHELNVTLQSLASATREQQPRFEEQSFIQTKQHTIKPRTVNQERYVRRIGKYDINFGIGPAGTGKTFLAVACAVGALEFDQVKRIILVRPAVEAGERLGFLPGDLSQKVDPYLRPMYDALYDLMGVETVTRLIAKQVIEIAPLAYMRGRTLNDAFIILDEGQNTTKEQMKMFLTRIGFNSKAVITGDITQVDLPKGTIPGLRHAIEVLASVNDISMTFFDTADVVRHTLVQQVISAYDTYESSSDDISEHKRFHKHRKFNKKEH
- the miaB gene encoding tRNA (N6-isopentenyl adenosine(37)-C2)-methylthiotransferase MiaB, with the translated sequence MRPFKKLFIKTLGCQMNEYDSSRMKEVLNENFHTEMTEKPSEADIILINTCSIREKAQEKVFHELGRWKQLKKLKSHLVIGVGGCVASQEGENIIKRAPFVDVVFGPQTIHRLPDMIKRKHIQGKAQVDISFPEIEKFDNLPEPKAEGVKAFVSIMEGCDKYCAYCVVPYTRGPEVSRPFEDVIAECASLAEQGVKEITLLGQNVNHYLGKMTNGDTADLALLIHFISAIDGVGRVRFTTSHPVEFSNNLIEAYGEVDELANHLHLPVQHGSDRILAQMKRGHTILEFKQKIRKLKKLRPDITISSDFIVGFPGETDEDFEKLISFVKEVDFDQSFSFIYSKRPGTPAANLIDDTPMEVKKERLKQLQEVLNNNALRISRRMVGSTQRILVDGTSKKDPNQLMGRTENNRVVNFSGSHNLMGQFVDVVITEALPNSLRGELT
- the cydC gene encoding thiol reductant ABC exporter subunit CydC; amino-acid sequence: MLKHYQALIPVFKRQLWWMVLSTGLSIATILSSIGLMSLSGWFISATAYAGLSYQVAAQFNFFMPATGVRFFSLMRTVNRYGERVISHEATFKILTNLRLWTYQRLEPLAPAHLLSHKRGDLLNRMVSDVDQLDNLFIRVLSPTFTAIIIAIASFIFFSFFNMTIAVITLISLLVSGFVIPIFIGTLSTKTAKEINSITARLKTDTVQMIHGLSELIIFNHIELQQQKINTLNQKLIQLQRKMSHFNGFGQALTQTILWSTICITLYIAVNATISGQLNGANIALIALGLLAMYESVMALPLAYQYLGKTNAAAKRLSELNELKPQVTFEHHQPINLKHYEVAFKDISFSYNQRGTVLSDFNLTIPEKSQFALIGETGSGKSTLLQLLCRIWDTQTGTITIGDVDIRKFSESQLRQLVIYIEQQAHLFQATIRDNLKLANSDASDNEIYQALEHVSLKLHVLDLPNKLDTFVGEFGENFSGGQRKRLMLTRALLSKAPIVLLDEPTENLDRQTQTEVLQAIKQLANKKTIIMATHSLTAMNMMQKRINLNTKDTGVLL